The proteins below come from a single Micromonospora citrea genomic window:
- a CDS encoding glycosyltransferase family 4 protein: MDNSDTPSRHVLFLNWRDTTNPEGGGSEVYVERIAAELVAAGHRATLLCAAHGNAGPAETTPTGVRVLRRGSRMTVYARAALTCLAGRFGFGPLGRRGLGRPDLVVDVCNGVPFFAPLYAGRPVLALVHHVHREQWPVVFGPKMARLGWWIESWLAVRLYRRCRYVTVSEASRAELAALGVGAERIDVVPNGTPPVTGPPLPRTPHPSLLVLGRLVPHKRVEIALRTVAELVGELPNLELVVAGQGWWEQPLREMSESLGIADRVRFTGFISEEEKHAVLSSSWVALTPSLKEGWGLTIVEAAARSTPTVAFRYAGGVAEAMVDTETGLLVDDEEEFTARVRELLADDVRRKAMGEAALVHAARFTWAATGARFARLVTQVAARP; encoded by the coding sequence GTGGACAACTCCGACACCCCCTCGCGCCACGTGCTGTTCCTCAACTGGCGCGACACGACGAACCCGGAGGGCGGCGGCTCCGAGGTCTACGTCGAGCGCATCGCCGCCGAACTCGTCGCCGCGGGCCACCGGGCCACCCTGCTCTGCGCCGCGCACGGCAACGCCGGCCCGGCCGAGACCACGCCCACGGGCGTACGCGTGCTGCGCCGCGGCTCCCGGATGACGGTCTACGCCCGGGCGGCCCTGACCTGCCTGGCCGGCCGGTTCGGCTTCGGTCCGCTGGGCCGGCGGGGCCTCGGCCGGCCGGACCTGGTCGTCGACGTCTGCAACGGCGTGCCGTTCTTCGCCCCGCTCTACGCGGGCCGCCCCGTGCTCGCCCTGGTCCACCACGTGCATCGGGAGCAGTGGCCGGTGGTCTTCGGCCCGAAGATGGCGCGGCTGGGCTGGTGGATCGAGTCGTGGCTGGCGGTCCGGCTCTACCGCCGCTGCCGCTACGTGACGGTGTCGGAGGCGAGCCGCGCGGAGCTGGCCGCCCTGGGGGTGGGCGCGGAGCGGATCGACGTGGTGCCCAACGGGACGCCACCGGTGACCGGCCCGCCGCTGCCCCGCACGCCGCACCCGTCGCTGCTGGTGCTCGGCCGGCTGGTGCCGCACAAGCGGGTGGAGATCGCGCTGCGTACGGTCGCGGAGCTGGTCGGCGAACTGCCCAACCTGGAGCTCGTGGTGGCCGGCCAGGGCTGGTGGGAACAGCCGCTGCGGGAGATGTCCGAATCACTCGGCATCGCCGACCGCGTCCGTTTCACCGGTTTCATCAGCGAGGAGGAGAAACACGCCGTGCTCTCCTCGTCCTGGGTCGCGCTCACCCCGTCGCTCAAGGAGGGCTGGGGGCTGACCATCGTGGAGGCCGCCGCCCGCAGCACCCCCACCGTGGCGTTCCGCTACGCCGGCGGCGTCGCCGAGGCGATGGTCGACACCGAGACGGGCCTGCTCGTCGACGACGAGGAGGAGTTCACCGCCCGGGTCCGCGAGTTGCTCGCCGACGACGTGCGGCGCAAGGCGATGGGTGAGGCGGCGCTGGTCCACGCGGCCCGCTTCACCTGGGCGGCGACGGGCGCGCGGTTCGCCCGCCTGGTGACGCAGGTGGCCGCCCGGCCCTGA
- a CDS encoding substrate-binding and VWA domain-containing protein translates to MLRDASAVRRLFRLSPVVLLSAALALLLAGWAAVAYVRSDRGTPECQERVRLRVAAAPVVAPALDRIVRASFGSRPCVSIAVEARESATVAAELAKGVDAADAWVPESTFWLRRARDAGAFEVPSQGTSVASTPVVLAVTEPAARRLGWPAKPLTWRALIGPAARSVSVGLPDPAADPAGVGAVLGVRGLAAGERNPAASAAAVLRRLANRTFTPGPGGALPAGSGLPRKSDAVAVSEQTVLGYNALATGDKLVAAYPEVAVPALDLPYAVLPAARGPVRDAAAGLLTSLLTVEARDTLTRYGFRTAAGFPPAVPRDGRLSPEVREPAPLPADEAVTDALTGWSGVQRSARILTVLDVSGSMAAQVPGSDETRLGATLKAAREGSGLLLDNTELGVWVFSTKVDGDRDHREVLPVGPLGAQRERLAEQLAAVRVKPQGGTGLYDTTLAAYQNGRRHWTPGRINLVLIMTDGRDEDGDSIGRSRLLAELAELQDPRRPLPIVFIGLGKDVDPDELKMITKVTGGQVFRTEQPSGIRQIFFSALADLSCLPPECRR, encoded by the coding sequence GTGCTGCGTGACGCTTCCGCGGTGCGGCGCCTCTTCCGGCTGTCGCCGGTGGTGCTGCTCAGTGCGGCGCTCGCGCTGCTGCTGGCCGGGTGGGCCGCGGTGGCGTACGTGCGGTCCGACCGGGGCACCCCGGAGTGCCAGGAGCGGGTCCGGCTCCGGGTCGCCGCGGCTCCGGTGGTCGCGCCGGCCCTGGACCGGATCGTCCGGGCCAGCTTCGGCAGCCGGCCCTGCGTGTCGATCGCGGTCGAGGCCCGGGAGTCCGCCACCGTCGCCGCGGAACTGGCCAAGGGCGTGGACGCCGCCGACGCCTGGGTGCCGGAGTCCACGTTCTGGCTGCGCCGGGCCCGCGACGCCGGCGCGTTCGAGGTGCCGTCGCAGGGCACGTCGGTGGCGAGCACGCCGGTCGTGCTGGCGGTCACCGAGCCGGCGGCGCGCCGGCTGGGATGGCCGGCGAAGCCGCTGACCTGGCGTGCCCTGATCGGCCCCGCGGCGCGTTCCGTCTCGGTGGGACTGCCCGACCCCGCCGCCGATCCGGCCGGCGTCGGGGCGGTGCTCGGGGTGCGCGGCCTGGCCGCAGGGGAACGGAACCCCGCCGCGTCGGCGGCGGCGGTGCTGCGCCGGCTGGCGAACCGGACGTTCACCCCCGGCCCCGGCGGGGCCCTGCCGGCCGGTTCGGGCCTGCCGCGCAAGTCCGACGCCGTGGCGGTCAGCGAGCAGACCGTGCTCGGTTACAACGCGCTGGCCACCGGCGACAAGCTGGTCGCGGCGTACCCGGAGGTCGCCGTCCCCGCGCTGGATCTGCCGTACGCGGTGCTGCCCGCCGCCCGCGGCCCGGTCCGCGACGCCGCCGCCGGCCTCCTGACCAGCCTGCTCACCGTCGAGGCCCGGGACACCCTGACCAGGTACGGCTTCCGCACCGCGGCCGGGTTCCCGCCGGCGGTGCCCCGGGACGGCCGGCTCTCGCCGGAGGTACGCGAACCGGCCCCGCTGCCCGCCGACGAGGCCGTCACCGACGCGCTGACCGGCTGGAGCGGCGTGCAGCGCAGCGCCCGCATCCTCACCGTGCTGGACGTCTCCGGTTCGATGGCGGCCCAGGTGCCCGGCTCCGACGAGACCCGGCTCGGTGCCACGCTCAAGGCGGCCCGGGAGGGCTCCGGCCTGCTGCTCGACAACACCGAACTCGGGGTGTGGGTCTTCTCCACGAAGGTCGACGGCGACCGGGACCACCGGGAGGTCCTGCCCGTCGGCCCGCTGGGCGCGCAGCGGGAGCGGTTGGCCGAGCAGTTGGCCGCCGTACGGGTGAAGCCCCAGGGCGGCACCGGGCTCTACGACACGACGCTGGCCGCGTACCAGAACGGCCGACGGCACTGGACGCCCGGGCGGATCAACCTGGTGCTGATCATGACCGACGGGCGGGACGAGGACGGCGACAGCATCGGCCGGTCCCGGCTGCTGGCCGAGCTGGCCGAGTTGCAGGACCCGCGCCGACCGCTGCCGATCGTCTTCATCGGGCTCGGCAAGGACGTCGACCCGGACGAGCTGAAGATGATCACCAAGGTCACCGGCGGGCAGGTGTTCCGCACCGAGCAGCCCAGCGGCATCCGGCAGATCTTCTTCTCCGCGCTCGCCGACCTGAGCTGCCTGCCCCCGGAGTGCCGGCGGTGA
- a CDS encoding alpha-(1->3)-arabinofuranosyltransferase: MTLVRRFARSVREAPGTALSLLLLTAIAFVQRPGQVTFDTKLDLAANPVHFMARSLHLWNPEATSGELQNQAYGYLFPMGPFFAGGQLLGVPPWITQRVWTALLLAAAFYGLLRLARALGIGTEPTRYAAALAYALAPRMLTEIGALSSETLSAAMLPWVLLPLVLVRRIGSPRRAAALSALAVLGMGGINAAVVLLALLLPGVWLLTRRWDREHRRLVAWWCLCVVGVCLWWIVPLLLLGEYSLPFLDYIESSTTTTAVASLFQAVRGTNQWVAYIVQGDPWWPAGWLLIDNPVLMTLTAVVALVGLAGLAGNLLPERRFLVLGFLTGLTLLTIGYVGSLDSPISAQVRDLLDGPLAPFRNVHKLDPVLRLPLMLGFAHGVDAWISRLHRAGVRRRPSLRLRPLMLVPVLLLVLGAAAPAWLGQLRPGPGWSDLPPHWRAAATWLADRDAFARTLMVPGSGFGQYEWGRSVDEPLQALAGAPWAVRHQVPLGSAGNTRMMDTVESVLAHGRGSAGLADFLARSGFRHLLLRNDIDRTQVDAPPVAALRRALAGSPGIARVATFGSTTTFGRTPGSPVDEVAGPLPAIEVYEVRRPVPAASAVLTADVPTVSGGPESLLPLLEQGLVERDRPVVLAGDRAGFRDGAGDESWIVTDGLRRRERDIGRVRDNLSQTLTAVEASRQGRVALDLLPFPGDQHQTVATYQGVREVTASSALSFVDSFAPADPSHLPFAAIDGDERTAWHSAPLAGPVGQWLQVDLDTPREVSSVTLAFVDDLGVGWPVTRFRVTTDRGSVDHEVARSLGAHPYYTLPGSTSRVRITVLAVAGERLDGGVGIRQLDIDGTDPRRALRVPADTPTGFAGPVAWSFSRGPADRPACFPVAAGSGSDAAPATGSGLRPAGTVIRCDRFLARVGEEPLGVDRVFQSEAPGTFRLALTAVPRPGGQWSLSGVPVRAAASSHLAGDPAVAAFAAVDGDPGTAWLADTGDLRPTLRLSWSEPRRIAQLRLRPAELPVGSLPRSVEVRTPGASRVLPVGADGVVRFPAVRTDRIEIVVRESDERVADRRGNGWTATAGIAEVEIPGLKDLLRPVAGATRVVERCGSGPVVELDGLRYDTSVAGTLADLLTGRPLPVTVCGATGAVVDLKAGGHRLATSPSAGFLVQDAALRPEAAAAAPRHREVSVLDWNPTDRRVRVAAGGEALLVVPENANAGWAATLDGRSLAATRVDGWQQAWVLPAGAAGEVRLTFAPDRTYRGGLAAGAVTALGVLLLALLPVRRRAAAGAVPDAPGPLPAEGPAWVAGVLLVVLLAALGGVLPVAIVLAAMLLRQFARRALPVVVFGALTVATMTAVAGRLQGHGQDWAYGPWAQGAMLVAVGAVVAAVLPAPGAAPAEPATGPTGAATGSTDTGPAGTAARSTDTVTGPTDTGPAGPAGPAGPAGPAGPAGPAGPAGPAAGPVGGDGAPAARPGVGTGAARASDARDVPPGPDAGPPAGTTDRDDDGTVAR; encoded by the coding sequence GTGACGCTGGTACGCCGGTTCGCGCGCTCGGTCCGCGAGGCGCCCGGCACGGCCCTGTCGCTGCTGCTGCTCACCGCGATCGCGTTCGTCCAGCGGCCCGGGCAGGTCACCTTCGACACCAAGCTCGACCTCGCGGCGAACCCGGTGCACTTCATGGCCCGGTCGCTGCACCTGTGGAACCCCGAGGCCACTTCGGGGGAGCTGCAGAACCAGGCGTACGGCTACCTGTTCCCGATGGGGCCGTTCTTCGCCGGGGGGCAACTGCTGGGCGTACCGCCGTGGATCACCCAGCGGGTGTGGACCGCGCTGCTGCTCGCCGCCGCGTTCTACGGCCTGCTGCGGCTGGCCCGGGCGCTGGGCATCGGCACCGAGCCGACCCGGTACGCCGCCGCCCTCGCCTACGCGTTGGCCCCCCGGATGCTCACCGAGATCGGGGCGCTCTCCTCCGAGACGCTCTCCGCAGCGATGCTGCCCTGGGTGCTGTTGCCGCTGGTCCTGGTGCGCCGCATCGGGTCGCCGAGAAGGGCCGCCGCGCTCTCCGCGCTGGCCGTGCTCGGGATGGGCGGGATCAACGCGGCGGTGGTGCTGCTCGCCCTGCTGCTGCCCGGGGTCTGGCTGCTCACCCGCCGCTGGGACCGGGAGCACCGGCGGCTGGTGGCCTGGTGGTGCCTCTGCGTCGTCGGGGTCTGTCTCTGGTGGATCGTCCCGCTGCTGCTGCTCGGCGAGTACAGCCTGCCGTTCCTCGACTACATCGAGTCGTCCACCACCACGACGGCGGTGGCGTCGCTGTTCCAGGCGGTGCGCGGCACCAACCAGTGGGTCGCGTACATCGTGCAGGGCGACCCGTGGTGGCCGGCGGGCTGGCTGCTGATCGACAACCCGGTGCTGATGACGCTCACCGCCGTGGTCGCGCTCGTCGGCCTGGCCGGGCTGGCCGGCAACCTGCTGCCCGAGCGCCGCTTCCTGGTGCTGGGCTTCCTCACCGGGCTGACCCTGCTCACCATCGGCTACGTCGGCAGCCTGGACAGCCCGATCTCCGCGCAGGTGCGGGACCTGCTGGACGGCCCGCTGGCGCCGTTCCGCAACGTGCACAAGCTGGACCCGGTGCTGCGGCTGCCGCTGATGCTCGGCTTCGCGCACGGCGTCGACGCGTGGATCTCCCGGCTGCACCGGGCCGGCGTCCGGCGCCGCCCGAGCCTGCGGCTGCGCCCGCTGATGTTGGTGCCGGTGCTGCTGCTGGTGCTGGGGGCCGCCGCGCCGGCCTGGCTGGGCCAGTTGCGGCCCGGGCCGGGCTGGTCGGACCTGCCGCCGCACTGGCGGGCGGCGGCGACCTGGCTGGCGGACCGGGACGCGTTCGCCCGGACCCTGATGGTCCCGGGCTCCGGCTTCGGCCAGTACGAGTGGGGGCGTTCCGTCGACGAGCCGCTCCAGGCCCTGGCCGGGGCGCCCTGGGCGGTGCGCCACCAGGTCCCGCTGGGCTCGGCCGGCAACACCCGGATGATGGACACCGTCGAGTCCGTCCTGGCCCACGGCCGGGGTTCGGCCGGCCTCGCCGACTTCCTGGCCCGCTCCGGGTTCCGGCACCTGCTGCTGCGCAACGACATCGACCGCACGCAGGTGGACGCGCCGCCGGTGGCGGCGCTGCGCCGGGCGCTCGCCGGGTCGCCGGGGATCGCGCGGGTGGCGACCTTCGGCAGCACCACCACCTTCGGCCGCACGCCGGGCAGCCCCGTCGACGAGGTCGCCGGTCCGCTGCCGGCGATCGAGGTGTACGAGGTGCGGCGTCCCGTGCCGGCCGCCTCGGCGGTCCTCACCGCCGACGTGCCGACGGTCAGCGGCGGGCCGGAGTCGCTGCTGCCGCTGCTGGAGCAGGGGCTGGTGGAGCGGGACCGCCCGGTGGTGCTGGCCGGCGACCGGGCCGGCTTCCGCGACGGCGCCGGCGACGAGTCGTGGATCGTGACCGACGGGCTGCGCCGCCGCGAGCGCGACATCGGCCGGGTGCGGGACAACCTCAGCCAGACGTTGACCGCGGTCGAGGCGAGCCGGCAGGGCCGGGTCGCCCTGGACCTGCTGCCGTTCCCCGGCGACCAGCACCAGACGGTCGCCACCTACCAGGGCGTACGCGAGGTCACCGCCTCCAGCGCGCTCAGCTTCGTGGACAGCTTCGCCCCGGCCGACCCGTCGCACCTGCCCTTCGCCGCGATCGACGGCGACGAGCGCACGGCCTGGCATTCGGCGCCCCTGGCCGGGCCCGTCGGGCAGTGGCTCCAGGTCGACCTGGACACGCCCCGCGAGGTGTCGAGCGTGACGCTCGCCTTCGTCGACGACCTCGGGGTGGGGTGGCCGGTGACGCGCTTCCGGGTCACCACGGACCGCGGCTCGGTCGACCACGAGGTCGCCCGGTCGCTGGGCGCACACCCGTACTACACGCTGCCGGGCTCCACCAGCCGGGTGCGGATCACGGTGCTGGCGGTGGCCGGCGAGCGCCTCGACGGGGGAGTCGGGATCCGCCAGCTCGACATCGACGGCACCGATCCGCGCCGGGCGCTGCGCGTTCCCGCCGACACCCCGACCGGCTTCGCCGGCCCGGTCGCCTGGTCGTTCAGCCGAGGGCCGGCCGACCGGCCCGCCTGCTTCCCGGTCGCCGCCGGCTCCGGGTCGGACGCCGCGCCGGCCACCGGCTCCGGCCTGCGGCCCGCCGGGACGGTGATCCGGTGCGACCGGTTCCTGGCCCGGGTCGGCGAGGAACCGCTCGGGGTGGACCGGGTGTTCCAGAGCGAGGCGCCGGGCACGTTCCGGCTGGCCCTCACCGCCGTGCCCCGGCCGGGCGGGCAGTGGTCGCTGTCCGGCGTGCCGGTCCGGGCCGCCGCCTCGTCCCACCTGGCCGGTGACCCCGCCGTGGCCGCGTTCGCGGCGGTCGACGGCGACCCGGGCACGGCCTGGCTCGCCGACACCGGCGACCTGCGGCCCACCCTGCGGCTGAGCTGGTCGGAGCCGCGCCGGATCGCCCAGCTGCGGCTGCGTCCCGCGGAGCTGCCGGTCGGCTCGCTGCCGCGTTCGGTGGAGGTCCGCACCCCGGGCGCCAGCCGGGTGCTGCCGGTCGGCGCGGACGGCGTGGTCCGCTTCCCGGCGGTGCGGACGGACCGGATCGAGATCGTGGTGCGGGAGTCCGACGAGCGGGTGGCGGACCGGCGGGGCAACGGGTGGACGGCGACGGCCGGCATCGCCGAGGTGGAGATTCCCGGGCTGAAGGACCTGCTCCGGCCGGTCGCCGGCGCGACGCGCGTGGTCGAGCGGTGCGGCTCCGGGCCCGTCGTCGAGCTGGACGGGCTCCGCTACGACACGTCCGTCGCCGGCACCCTCGCCGACCTGCTCACCGGTCGACCGCTGCCGGTCACCGTCTGCGGCGCCACCGGCGCGGTGGTGGACCTGAAGGCCGGCGGGCACCGCCTGGCGACCTCGCCGTCGGCCGGCTTCCTCGTGCAGGACGCCGCGCTGCGCCCGGAGGCGGCGGCAGCCGCGCCCCGGCACCGCGAGGTGAGCGTGCTCGACTGGAACCCGACGGACCGGCGGGTGCGGGTCGCCGCCGGCGGCGAGGCGTTGCTGGTGGTACCGGAGAACGCGAACGCCGGCTGGGCGGCGACCCTGGACGGTCGGTCCCTCGCCGCCACGCGGGTCGACGGGTGGCAGCAGGCGTGGGTGCTGCCCGCCGGCGCGGCCGGCGAGGTCCGGCTGACGTTCGCGCCGGACCGGACGTACCGGGGCGGGCTGGCGGCCGGGGCGGTGACGGCGCTCGGGGTGCTGCTGCTGGCGCTGCTGCCGGTGCGGCGGCGCGCGGCGGCCGGCGCGGTGCCGGACGCGCCCGGTCCACTCCCGGCCGAGGGTCCCGCCTGGGTCGCCGGCGTGCTGCTGGTGGTGTTGCTCGCCGCGCTGGGCGGGGTGCTGCCGGTCGCGATCGTGCTGGCCGCGATGTTGCTGCGGCAGTTCGCCCGCCGGGCGCTTCCGGTGGTGGTGTTCGGCGCGCTCACCGTCGCGACGATGACGGCGGTGGCCGGCCGGCTCCAGGGCCACGGCCAGGACTGGGCGTACGGCCCGTGGGCGCAGGGCGCGATGCTCGTCGCCGTCGGGGCGGTCGTCGCCGCGGTGCTACCGGCTCCCGGTGCCGCGCCCGCCGAACCGGCCACCGGACCGACCGGCGCCGCCACCGGATCGACCGACACCGGACCCGCCGGTACCGCCGCCCGATCGACCGACACCGTCACCGGACCGACCGACACCGGACCCGCCGGACCCGCCGGACCCGCCGGACCCGCCGGACCCGCCGGACCCGCCGGACCCGCCGGACCCGCCGGACCCGCCGCCGGGCCGGTCGGCGGGGACGGGGCGCCGGCGGCGAGGCCCGGCGTGGGGACGGGGGCGGCCCGCGCGTCGGATGCGCGAGATGTGCCGCCGGGCCCGGACGCGGGGCCGCCGGCCGGGACCACGGATCGGGACGACGACGGGACGGTGGCGCGATGA
- a CDS encoding class I SAM-dependent methyltransferase produces the protein MSAAFEEAGGPAARRRFATLGRSVALFRAFLVEQTDPDHFYGLLAEDSVRQVAGYTPLAGRTVLDVGGGPGYFAAAFRAAGAHYVGLDPDVGDFSAAGDSVAGMLRGSGTALPVRSGAVDVAFSSNVLEHVSEPARMLDEMVRVTRPGGVLFVSFTPWFSPWGGHETAPWHYLGGDRARRRYQRRNGRPPKNRFRETLFPTSIADTLRWARGNADVEVLDALPRYHPWWGRWVIRLPGIREVAAWNFLLVLRRVGTRPAGAAEKTELTGGSRC, from the coding sequence ATGAGCGCAGCATTCGAGGAGGCCGGTGGGCCGGCGGCCCGCCGCAGGTTCGCCACGCTGGGCCGGTCGGTGGCCCTGTTCCGGGCCTTCCTGGTCGAGCAGACGGACCCGGACCACTTCTACGGGCTGCTGGCCGAGGACTCCGTCCGCCAGGTCGCTGGCTACACGCCGCTCGCCGGGCGGACCGTGCTCGACGTGGGCGGCGGCCCGGGCTACTTCGCGGCGGCCTTCCGCGCGGCCGGGGCGCACTACGTGGGGCTCGACCCCGACGTGGGGGACTTCTCGGCGGCCGGGGACTCGGTCGCCGGCATGCTCCGCGGCAGCGGCACCGCCCTGCCGGTCCGCTCCGGCGCGGTGGACGTGGCGTTCTCGTCCAACGTGCTGGAGCACGTCTCGGAGCCCGCCCGGATGCTCGACGAGATGGTCCGGGTGACGCGCCCGGGCGGCGTGCTCTTCGTGTCCTTCACGCCCTGGTTCTCGCCGTGGGGCGGGCACGAGACCGCGCCGTGGCACTACCTCGGCGGCGACCGGGCCCGGCGGCGCTACCAGCGCCGCAACGGCCGCCCCCCGAAGAACCGGTTCCGGGAGACGCTCTTCCCGACCTCGATCGCCGACACGCTGCGCTGGGCCAGGGGCAACGCCGACGTCGAGGTGCTGGACGCACTGCCCCGTTACCACCCGTGGTGGGGGCGGTGGGTCATCCGGCTTCCCGGCATCCGGGAGGTCGCGGCCTGGAACTTTCTGCTCGTCCTGCGTCGCGTGGGGACGCGACCGGCCGGCGCGGCGGAAAAAACAGAGCTGACCGGGGGGTCGCGGTGCTAA
- a CDS encoding DUF3068 domain-containing protein, whose amino-acid sequence MKHRAIGAVLFGGGILLLALAAGLVLVVKPAVAKLPYDLEASTSVAEAKGATFLQITNGNIAINRADLKSTIRVSPDAKTTDDLSGDLDGKAVVWQVGQTVERTDTKELVSAYGLALALDRVSGAAVEWNDQYLDDTGTREKVQFSGQMYKFPFGAEKKTYQIYDRDVRDVRPAEFKGTEVIKGIESYRYEQVITEEPQKLAEERVKLLLGALAPGASTGKVLYSNTRTVWIDPVTGVFLKVREVQRKTLVPDVGAPTTLLDADFSYNDETITASAKRAEDNRQKLSIVGVYVPIGLALLGLVLAAAGLLVARRGAASAVEARHRADADSTPTWTDQPAAYDTAEQPTVANPAVPGQRPATGEVERR is encoded by the coding sequence ATGAAGCACCGCGCCATAGGTGCCGTGCTGTTTGGCGGCGGCATACTGCTCCTGGCGCTGGCCGCCGGGCTCGTGCTCGTGGTCAAGCCCGCGGTGGCGAAGCTGCCCTACGATCTGGAGGCGTCGACCTCGGTTGCCGAGGCGAAGGGTGCGACCTTCCTCCAGATCACCAACGGCAACATCGCGATCAACCGTGCCGACCTGAAGTCGACCATTCGCGTCTCGCCCGACGCGAAGACGACCGACGACCTCTCCGGTGACCTCGACGGCAAGGCCGTCGTCTGGCAGGTCGGCCAGACCGTCGAGCGGACGGACACCAAGGAACTGGTCAGCGCGTACGGGCTGGCGCTGGCGCTCGACCGGGTCTCCGGCGCCGCCGTGGAGTGGAACGACCAGTACCTCGACGACACCGGCACGCGGGAGAAGGTGCAGTTCTCCGGCCAGATGTACAAGTTCCCCTTCGGCGCGGAGAAGAAGACCTACCAGATCTACGACCGCGACGTGCGGGACGTCCGTCCGGCCGAGTTCAAGGGCACCGAGGTCATCAAGGGCATCGAGTCCTACCGCTACGAGCAGGTGATCACCGAGGAGCCGCAGAAGCTGGCGGAGGAGCGGGTGAAGCTGCTGCTCGGCGCGCTGGCGCCGGGCGCGAGCACCGGCAAGGTCCTCTACAGCAACACCCGGACCGTCTGGATCGACCCGGTGACCGGCGTGTTCCTCAAGGTGCGCGAGGTGCAGCGCAAGACCCTGGTGCCGGACGTCGGGGCGCCGACGACGCTGCTGGACGCGGACTTCTCGTACAACGACGAGACCATCACCGCCTCCGCCAAGCGGGCCGAGGACAACCGGCAGAAGCTGAGCATCGTCGGGGTGTACGTCCCGATCGGGCTGGCGCTGCTCGGTCTGGTGCTGGCCGCGGCCGGCCTGCTGGTGGCCCGGCGGGGTGCCGCGTCGGCGGTCGAGGCGCGGCACCGGGCGGACGCGGACTCGACGCCGACCTGGACGGACCAGCCGGCGGCGTACGACACCGCCGAGCAGCCGACCGTCGCCAACCCGGCGGTGCCGGGCCAGCGCCCGGCGACCGGCGAGGTGGAGCGGCGCTGA
- a CDS encoding DUF885 domain-containing protein, producing MGRIDDLANRYVADWAPLSPTGATYVGIAGYDDQLDDLSPDGYAAKADLIRRTLADLDVTEPESESERIAKDAMQERLGLDLARHEAGETASEVNVIASGLHEVRMVFDLMPTEGDDARANIAARLNGFAGALEGYKTTLREAAAAGHVSSRVQLVEVAKQCDIWTDPDGDDFFHGLVERLGADGTLGAELRRGAAAATAATAEFGQFLRTELAPLGREKQAAGRERYELASQYFLGARVDLDETYAWGFEELARLEADMRAVAARIVGPGATVDEAVAALDADPARTIQGKEAFRDWMQTLADKAISDLHGTHFDIPEQVRRIECCLAPTSDGAIYYTGPSEDFSRPGRMWWAVPQGVTDFSTWREVTTVYHEGVPGHHLQVAQTAVRAELLNRWQRLLCWVSGHGEGWALYSERLMDELGYLDDPGDKLGMLDGQAFRAARVIVDIGMHLELEIPRDNPFGFHPGERWTPELGWEFMRAHCRVPDENLRFELNRYLGWPGQAPSYKVGERIWLQARDEAKARKGADFDLKEFHRQALDLGSLGLDPLRKALARI from the coding sequence GTGGGACGAATCGATGACCTCGCCAACCGGTACGTGGCCGACTGGGCGCCGCTGAGCCCGACCGGCGCCACCTACGTCGGCATCGCCGGCTACGACGACCAGCTCGACGACCTGTCGCCCGACGGGTACGCGGCCAAGGCCGACCTGATCCGCCGCACCCTGGCCGACCTGGACGTGACCGAGCCGGAATCCGAGTCGGAGCGGATCGCCAAGGACGCCATGCAGGAACGGCTGGGCCTGGACCTCGCCCGCCACGAGGCCGGCGAGACGGCCAGCGAGGTCAACGTGATCGCCAGCGGCCTGCACGAGGTGCGCATGGTGTTCGACCTGATGCCGACCGAGGGCGACGACGCCCGGGCCAACATCGCCGCCCGGCTCAACGGCTTCGCGGGCGCGCTGGAGGGCTACAAGACGACGCTGCGCGAGGCGGCCGCCGCCGGTCACGTCAGCTCGCGGGTGCAGCTGGTCGAGGTGGCCAAGCAGTGCGACATCTGGACCGACCCGGACGGCGACGACTTCTTCCACGGGCTGGTCGAGCGGCTGGGCGCCGACGGCACCCTCGGCGCGGAGCTGCGCCGGGGCGCGGCGGCGGCGACCGCGGCGACCGCCGAGTTCGGGCAGTTCCTCCGCACCGAACTGGCCCCGTTGGGCCGGGAGAAGCAGGCCGCCGGCCGCGAGCGCTACGAGCTGGCCTCGCAGTACTTCCTCGGCGCCAGGGTGGACCTCGACGAGACGTACGCCTGGGGCTTCGAGGAGCTGGCCCGGCTGGAGGCCGACATGCGGGCGGTGGCCGCCCGGATCGTCGGGCCCGGCGCGACCGTCGACGAGGCGGTCGCGGCGCTGGACGCCGACCCGGCCCGGACCATCCAGGGCAAGGAGGCGTTCCGGGACTGGATGCAGACGCTCGCCGACAAGGCGATCAGCGACCTGCACGGCACCCACTTCGACATCCCGGAGCAGGTGCGTCGGATCGAGTGCTGCCTCGCCCCGACCAGCGACGGCGCGATCTACTACACCGGCCCGAGCGAGGACTTCTCCCGCCCCGGGCGGATGTGGTGGGCGGTGCCGCAGGGCGTCACCGACTTCTCCACCTGGCGTGAGGTGACCACGGTCTACCACGAGGGCGTGCCGGGCCACCACCTCCAGGTCGCCCAGACCGCCGTCCGGGCCGAACTGCTCAACCGCTGGCAGCGGCTGCTCTGCTGGGTCTCCGGGCACGGCGAGGGCTGGGCGCTCTACTCGGAGCGGCTGATGGACGAGCTGGGCTACCTCGACGACCCCGGCGACAAGCTCGGCATGCTCGACGGGCAGGCGTTCCGGGCCGCCCGCGTGATCGTCGACATCGGCATGCACCTGGAGCTGGAGATCCCCCGGGACAACCCGTTCGGCTTCCACCCGGGCGAGCGCTGGACGCCGGAGCTGGGCTGGGAGTTCATGCGCGCGCACTGCCGGGTGCCCGACGAGAACCTGCGCTTCGAGCTGAACCGTTACCTCGGCTGGCCGGGGCAGGCCCCCTCCTACAAGGTGGGCGAGCGGATCTGGCTCCAGGCCCGCGACGAGGCGAAGGCCCGCAAGGGCGCCGACTTCGACCTCAAGGAGTTCCACCGCCAGGCGCTCGACCTGGGCTCGCTCGGGCTCGACCCGCTGCGCAAGGCGCTCGCCCGAATCTGA